In the Clostridium gelidum genome, TTATTTAAGTATAAGTTCTCGTTACATTAATTAATCTCACTTAGTATTCTTAAAATAAATGCTTATCTAGTCCCAATAACTTGAAGCTATCATTCTTAATAAGCTATGCTTATCATTATCTTCAACTATATAATCTATAAAGAATTCTTCAATTTTCGGATCATCTTTTATCTTGTTAAGTACCTTAAAAGCTGTAGCCTTTAGATTATAACAATCAATTTTCGCACATTTAAATGCAATATCTTTAGTTCTATGATCTGTATTACTCGATAAAATAAGAAGCAAACTTCGTAATGTCTTAAGCTTTTCATCATCTATTTTAGAGAATAATAATTCTATTTCTTTATCAGAAAAATCTATGATATTTGCTCCCCATAATACCATTTCTGCTAGTTCATTTATTTCTAAATAGTACTTAGTAGAATCATGATAGCATCTTTCCCATATTCTATTAATAAGACTTGTTTTTAATCTATTGACTTTTGTATATTGTGTTTTAGTATCTCTATTCATGTATTTAAGTTGAAATTTTTTTTGAATATTATCATAGTCAATTTTAATTCCAGAATAAAGAACTGTCGAAGGAACATTAATATTTTCTTCTCTTTCATACATTATTCCGCTATATGGAAGTATCGCAATACATTTAACTTTTTTCCCGAGTTTAGCAGCGGCACAAGCCTTATGATGCCCATCAAGTATTAGGCTAACAAATTCGGAATAATTATAAACAATAGTTCTTGGAGCATTTTCATAATCTTCGTACTTCTTAATGTAGTAGTCAACTCTATTTTCATCAAAACACTCTGTATTTTGTGTAGGATATAAATATGCTGGAATACCATTAACATAGTCATAATCTTCAGTTAATATTCCCGCCGTTGCAGGATTATCGGTAAATGAATCATTCACCTCCCAAAAGAAATGTCCATTTCCATCTGTTGGATATGCTTCAATGTCTGCAATTACGTATAGTCCACTTTGTAACAACCCCAATAAAGGTGCCATATCCATAATTGAATGTTCTAAATTCACATATGACATATTTAACTTCTCACGTATATTTCTAATTTCAGGACAATCAACAGTATTAATTCCATATCCAGTAGCAAGCATACTGGCACATGTAGGACATGATGGTGAATCTTTTTGTACCAATGGAACACCATTCAATTTAATATGTGATAAAAACCTATGTCCATAATAATCATCCGCCTCCATCATTGTTTCAGTTTCTAACGCTCCAGTTCCACTGACCAGAACCAACTTTGCTGAAGAACACCAATAATAAGATGAAACATCTATATCTTTTACGACATCAACATTAATTTTATTCTTATGAAATAACATAGAATTTCCTCCTCATAATAAAAGTAATCTTTGGTTCATTATTGGTTACAATATATGAATTAATTATAACATATATTGTAATTATCACATTATTCAACTTTCAAAGAACATTTTCTAAATTTACTGCGTCAAATTTACATATTCTTTACGGTAGTGATTTTCCTCATACTCCAGTGACTACTTGTAAATTTCTTTCAAAAGCATTAGAAAATACAGAAAAACTTACTGCTGAAGAAAAAATACTATAAATTCTCCATGTTATATTTTATTTATTGAATTACTATATTTATTTTGATATGATTTATTTATTAATAATAAGTTTGTCACAATATTATTTTCTAAAATGGAGGGTTTAAAATGATAAAAATTCTTTTATGTTGCGGGGGAGGCTTCTCCTCAAGTGCCTTGTCTAATAAGGCGAAAAAGGAAATACTAGAAAATAACATGCAAAACGATTTTGATATTGAATTTTCTCCATTTTTTACTGCAACTAATAAAATATCTGAATTTGATATCCTTGTGTGCTGTCCTCATCTAATATATGATGTTAAGAGAATGCTAAAAAACTCCAGTCTTGATATACCTATTTATATTCTTCCACCAAAAATGTACGGACTTATGAATATCAAAGAGTTAGCATTAGATGTTATAGATGTAATAGATCTATATAATAAAAATAAAGTAAATCCAATACATTTTCCTGGAGAAGAAAATACTATGTCGATTACTAGATATGTTGCTTATAGAAATAGTAAAGTTTAATTATTAATTAACAAAAATCCAACTATCTGATGATGAAATAAATACTTTAAATAAATATAGATCTTTAGATTATCTTGGTAAACATAATATAGCTGCAGTTTTAGAAATGGAACTTAATAGATGCATGAAATTAAGTGCAACTTGATTCAGGTGGGGTTTGATCCCCATCTGAATCTTAGTTGACCTTATACCCTCAAGGGTCACAATGTCCAGGAGCGTGCAACCGTTATCTCCAACTTAAGCAGATAAGTGAAAGTCCAAATCTATGATTTGGTTACTTGAACTTAGTTAACCTCATTAAAATTGATTTAGTGTGAATCGCTTACTCATCTGACTTTAGGAAGAGGAATTTCCTCTATAGTGGGAATGTTACGGATGCTAGCTATCGGATAAAATTATACATAATTAAAAGACTTCGCATAAATTTTACACGAAGTCTTACTTATCCATATCTAATTATTTTTGATAGCTTTTCTTATTATCTCTACTTGTTCAATAGGTAGTTCTGTTAATTCACTAATTAATTCATCACTCATACCTTTTTTAATAGCTCTTTTAGCAGTCTCTATTGCATTTTCTTGTTTACCTTCTTTTATTAGGCTTCTACCTAGCTCAGTCATTTTTATCTCCTCCCTCACTTTTTCTAAATCTTTACCTTCTAAAAATTTACTTGCAAAAGCATATAGGATTGACTCAACATCATATCTATAGACCTTATCAATATCTTTAACAACTCTAATAGCATTTAATATCTTATCACCTTTACTAAGCTTACCACCCATTATTGGACTAAATGTTAAGGCTATAATATCTTGCTTGCTAATTTCTTCTCCTGATTTCATTTTCTCTATTATATCATTAAAAATCTTATCTCCATCTTTACTAGCCATTGAAATTGCATTAACTCTATATGAATTAATTCCACTTTCATACCCACTTAAAGGATTTTTAATATCTCCTGAATAAACTACATAAGTTACAACATCCTTGCCGGTTTGTAAATTTAGAAGTGCTTCATATGTTCTAAATCTTCTTAAGTCTAAAACTCCTTTGTCGGTGCTTTGGAACTCAAAATGTATATAGCTATCGTCTTCCATTAAAAATGTATAATCCATAAACATATTCTTTATCTCAAGAACCACAATTTCAGTAGATCCTGTATCTTTTACTTTCTTATCTATTCCAAAGAACTTTAATCCATCTTCTGCAAATATGTCCATTGCTCGCTTCATTATCATATCTTCATAATTTATTGTTTTCACATATGCACCGCCTTACGTTCTATACTCTTATTATAACCAAATCTTTAATGACTAACTATACCTAACCCCATATTTTATAAAATTATTATTTATTAGCTTATAAGTTTAATTAAAATAATTATCCTTTATCTCTAAGAAAATTTTTTCTATTCTTTTTAAGATTTATCAAAAAATTATTTTTAAATTTTTTTATTATTAATGTAATAATTGAAAATCACACATATATCCTATATGAAAACAAAATGAAAGGAGATGAAACACATGGCTGTAAGTAAAGTTATAAATGCGACTACTCTTAGTATTGAAGTTCAAAAAGGAGTAGATAAATCAGGTGATCCTTTATACACAAAGAAATCTTTTGCCAATGTAAGAAATGACGTATCAGAACAAAATGCTTATGATGTTGCAGAAGCTATCAAAGCTGTTTTAGAAGCAAGTACTAGAAATGCTTCTTTAACTGTATCTTCTAACTTAGTAAAAGCATAGTCAATTCACAACATCCAACCAAAAATTTTCTCAAAAATCAAAGAGATTACGCAGTAATCTCATCATTAACTGTTACTTGCCCACAGGATACCCTAAAGGGCATTAACTCTTAACTGTTAACTGAACGAATGGAGGTGAATCTATATGGAATATACTTTATCAATGACTTTTTTAACTGCAATGGGTGTTAAATCAACTTTAAGTGTAAGTGGTATTAAATCTACTATTACTGACGCTGAAGCAAATGCTTTAATGGACTTAATCATTGCTAAGAATATTTTCATAACAACTACTGGTGCTCTTTCTAAAAAAGAAAGCGCTCAATTGGCTGAAAGAAAAGTTACTAAATATGATCTAGCTTAGTATTGAATTTTGAAATATAGAAGCTTGTCTCAAATTTATAAGAGACGAGCTTCTATTTTTTTTATATTAATAGTGTTTTCAATCCTTGTATTGAAAATCCACAATAACTACTCTCTTAATAAATTTTTCATGATTGTGTTTTCCTCCTCACTTCCTTTAATTTATGACTCCTTAATCTTTTTCCTTATAAAATCTATACCTTTTTGAAATACCATTGTTTTAATATTTATCTTGGTTTCTCCACCATGTACCGTATATTTTTGCTCCAACACTCTAAAATACCCTAAGTCTACATACTGTTGATAAGGAATATTATTTCTATCAAAGATTTTTTTATCCCGGAGCAATGAAAATAGATTATTTCTTCCCATACCTCTAATTCCAAGAACTTTTGCAACCTGTCCCATTTCTACACCTTCTTTAGATCCTGCAACATCATCATAAAATTGTCCTTTTGGTTCTAATACTTTTACTTTATTTTCAGCTTCTAATCTTGCTTTTCTTTCTTCTTTTAACTTTGTAGCTGCTGCAATAAGTAAATCAGGATTATCTAATAATTCATCTGTTGCATACATTCCTGTTTTTCGTATGCAAGGTAATACTTCATCAAAAATCCATGCTTCAAATTTTTCTGCACCTGGTAATTCAGATTTAGCTGCCAAGCGAAAAATATCCCCTTCCGGAATTACACTCATTTCTACATTTTGAATAGCATCCGTTCCATCTTTCCTCTTTCCAGTAACTACCCCTACTCCGTGTTTCACGGACCCCCTGCAATGTCTTGAAATTGCATCATTAGGCTTTTTATATCCTAATGCTTTAGCTATATCAATTCCAACAGCATAATCTTTATTATTAATCTTTACCCATCTTATTTCACCAAATTGTTCAGCTTTGAAAATTTTCAATCCCTCCATTTTGCTAATCTCCTTCTCAGATTTTATATATTTTCAACAATTAGATATCAATGTTCAATATTCTTTAATAAAGTAGTTAAACTTCAATGTATTTAATTTTAGTTTCTTTTTTATCGTAGTTGTGCAAAACAAATTATAATTCGGCACAAAAAAATATCACACTTCTGAATAATGTGATATTTAAATCTGCTATTTATTTTTGCTTTTATTAAACCAATAGTTTCTCATCTCTATTAAGAATTCTTTTGATATTTGGTATCCTGAACTTTCGCCAATTAAGTAACATTGCAGTTACAATGAATACCTATACTCACGTACTTGATGATATAAAAGAAAAAGCCGCATCTAAATTAGATAGACTTGCTGAAATTATGGAGACTGTTTAATAAGCAGTCTCCTTTTTATGTTGTTATACTATATTTATGCTATCTCAAACCTTGAAAGAATATTTTTTAGACTATATTTTTGATATAATACTAAAATATGAAGTTCTTCTTTTACTGCTTAATAATACAGAAATTAAGAACATTTGGAACTAATTTCATTATTATTTATAATTATATTCTGTTGATAATCTCCTATAGGACATCCAACCATGACCACTGGGAGACACTCCCCATAATTGACCACAGACTGTGCATTTATAAACTTCTGTCATTTCACCAAAACCAACCTTACTCCACAGTTTTTTAGCATTTCTAACCTCTTCTTCTGTAAAATCATTTTCTTCAGTAAGTTTAAAATGAAACCCAACTCTACTTCCGTTGTTCACTTCAGAGCATTCACATATATCATTTATCATACGATATTCTCACTTTCTTGATAAAATCAGGTTGTTTCGGAGTAATTTACTGCTATTCCCTAAATCATATATTGGTTTGATGGATATTACAAGAATGTTGAGACATTAATACGAAGTAAAGATTATTCTCATTTTTTGTATCCATATATCAATATATTTTTACCATTTAATTCATAAGGTATGTTGTTTCTTTCTAAAATTTCTAAAACTTCTTTTGTTTCATCTATTAACTCATCCTCAATTAACTTACCTCTATGTTTGTAATAGTAAGGTGCGATTTCCATCCACTCAATCCAAAAACATGGATATAACAATTCTAAAGCCCAATCACC is a window encoding:
- a CDS encoding phage antirepressor KilAC domain-containing protein, which translates into the protein MEGLKIFKAEQFGEIRWVKINNKDYAVGIDIAKALGYKKPNDAISRHCRGSVKHGVGVVTGKRKDGTDAIQNVEMSVIPEGDIFRLAAKSELPGAEKFEAWIFDEVLPCIRKTGMYATDELLDNPDLLIAAATKLKEERKARLEAENKVKVLEPKGQFYDDVAGSKEGVEMGQVAKVLGIRGMGRNNLFSLLRDKKIFDRNNIPYQQYVDLGYFRVLEQKYTVHGGETKINIKTMVFQKGIDFIRKKIKES
- a CDS encoding PTS sugar transporter subunit IIB, translating into MIKILLCCGGGFSSSALSNKAKKEILENNMQNDFDIEFSPFFTATNKISEFDILVCCPHLIYDVKRMLKNSSLDIPIYILPPKMYGLMNIKELALDVIDVIDLYNKNKVNPIHFPGEENTMSITRYVAYRNSKV
- a CDS encoding DUF2922 domain-containing protein, with translation MEYTLSMTFLTAMGVKSTLSVSGIKSTITDAEANALMDLIIAKNIFITTTGALSKKESAQLAERKVTKYDLA
- a CDS encoding RpnC/YadD family protein, with the translated sequence MKTINYEDMIMKRAMDIFAEDGLKFFGIDKKVKDTGSTEIVVLEIKNMFMDYTFLMEDDSYIHFEFQSTDKGVLDLRRFRTYEALLNLQTGKDVVTYVVYSGDIKNPLSGYESGINSYRVNAISMASKDGDKIFNDIIEKMKSGEEISKQDIIALTFSPIMGGKLSKGDKILNAIRVVKDIDKVYRYDVESILYAFASKFLEGKDLEKVREEIKMTELGRSLIKEGKQENAIETAKRAIKKGMSDELISELTELPIEQVEIIRKAIKNN
- a CDS encoding DUF1659 domain-containing protein; this encodes MAVSKVINATTLSIEVQKGVDKSGDPLYTKKSFANVRNDVSEQNAYDVAEAIKAVLEASTRNASLTVSSNLVKA